The Lactuca sativa cultivar Salinas chromosome 2, Lsat_Salinas_v11, whole genome shotgun sequence genome includes a window with the following:
- the LOC111913328 gene encoding dehydrin Xero 1 yields MAQYGGEQHGHEEGHHTDEQAHNPLQSTAVGHDEDIEATKTNTIGTGAAHGHVDEQGKHNGAGAGGILHLSGSGNSTSSEDDGEGGRRKKKGVVEKIKEKLPGGDEQDASTTTTVETGGGVGYEGEDEGHEKKGLMEQINEKLSGSQQ; encoded by the exons ATGGCACAATACGGAGGAGAGCAACACGGCCATGAGGAGGGTCACCACACCGACGAGCAAGCCCACAACCCACTGCAGTCAACAGCCGTAGGTCATGATGAAGATATCGAAGCTACAAAAACTAACACCATAGGAACGGGAGCTGCTCATGGTCACGTCGATGAACAAGGGAAACATAATGGCGCCGGTGCCGGGGGAATCCTCCACCTTTCCGGCAGTGGCAATTCCACCTCT TCGGAGGATGATGGTGAGGGAGGACGAAGGAAGAAGAAAGGTGTGGTTGAGAAGATCAAGGAGAAGCTGCCTGGTGGAGATGAGCAGGACGCTTCAACCACAACCACCGTTGAAACCGGCGGTGGCGTTGGATATGAGGGGGAGGATGAAGGGCATGAGAAAAAGGGACTGATGGAGCAAATAAATGAAAAGTTATCAGGGAGTCAGCAGTAA